The following nucleotide sequence is from Elusimicrobiota bacterium.
AAATACAATAATGTACAACGCGGCAGGTGTAACACAATTAGATAGAGAAGAACTAACCGCTACCTATACTAAATTATATACCGGAATAGATGGTTTAAGCAATAATTTCGTAGCATATGTGTATCCAATGGGTGAGAAGCTTGGTGCACTCGGGTTTGGATGGTACAATTTTACAACGAAAGATCTTTATAATGAAAATACTGTTATTCTTTCATATGGAAGTCAATTTAGTCCCATGTTATCTGCAGGATTAAATCTAAAATATCTGTCTAAACAATATATAACTAATGAATGGACCGAATCAAACCCGGTATTTAGCAATGGTAATAGTGCAAGCGGTATATCTTTAGATTTAGGAGTTTTATATAGTGCGAGTGATGTTTTATCATTAGGTTTTTCAGCTGAGAATTTTAATAGTCCGGATATAGGTCTAAAGAGCACCGATAAGGTACCTGCAAATATTTGTTTAGGTGCGGCATATTATTTAACTGAACATGTTTCTACTGCGTTAGACATAGCATTTCGTAATGATTTAGTTAATGTAAATATTGGTTGTGAAAGTAAAGTATTAAATGACAATCTAGCACTAAGGTTTGGTTATGGTAACAATGCTTTAACGGTTGGTGCTGGTTGTTTAGTAAATATAAAACAGACTCTGGAAGGTCAGATTGATTATGCATTTAACAGTCCGTTAAAATTTGTAGATGGTGGCGGCGGCAGTCATCAAATATCGTTAAGTATGCGTTTTGGTGAACCAAAAGCAACCGCAGAAGAAGCAGCAGCGGAAGAAACGACAACAGAAGCAGCAGTAGAGACACCAAAGGCAACAGAAGAAACAGAAACACCAAAGGCAGAGGGACAGGAAGCTGAAAAAACAGCTGCGCCTGCGAGCGGAGACATAAAAGAAAATATTGCTGCAGGCATAGAGTTCTATAAATTAGGTAAATATCTAAAAGCATTAGACGAATTTAATAAGGCTTTGGAAACGGATGATAAAAACAAACAATGTTTAAAATATTTAAAAAAGATGACAGCAAACATGGAGAAAATGAAAAAGACTTTTAGAACAGAAGCGGAGTTAGTATATGCAAAAGGTTATTTGTATTATGCTAATAATGAAACAATAAAAGCAGTTGCACAATGGGATAGGTTAATAACAATTGAGCCCGATAA
It contains:
- the traF gene encoding conjugal transfer protein TraF, yielding MKQNKRQFFLFIIAALTLFFRNELYSAFVDLGAGARPLGMGGAFVAVADDANTIMYNAAGVTQLDREELTATYTKLYTGIDGLSNNFVAYVYPMGEKLGALGFGWYNFTTKDLYNENTVILSYGSQFSPMLSAGLNLKYLSKQYITNEWTESNPVFSNGNSASGISLDLGVLYSASDVLSLGFSAENFNSPDIGLKSTDKVPANICLGAAYYLTEHVSTALDIAFRNDLVNVNIGCESKVLNDNLALRFGYGNNALTVGAGCLVNIKQTLEGQIDYAFNSPLKFVDGGGGSHQISLSMRFGEPKATAEEAAAEETTTEAAVETPKATEETETPKAEGQEAEKTAAPASGDIKENIAAGIEFYKLGKYLKALDEFNKALETDDKNKQCLKYLKKMTANMEKMKKTFRTEAELVYAKGYLYYANNETIKAVAQWDRLITIEPDNDEVKEYLDKLKNDGEAK